From one archaeon CG10_big_fil_rev_8_21_14_0_10_43_11 genomic stretch:
- a CDS encoding protein-L-isoaspartate O-methyltransferase (catalyzes the methyl esterification of L-isoaspartyl residues that are formed in damaged proteins), which produces MLLEKLLLEGAIRTKRVKTAFERVDRKKFVPPAYKDFAYLDTPVPISFDQTISAPHIVAVMTEYLRVKPGNTILEVGAGSGYQSAILLHLLKGKGNLYALERIKELAKMARKNLTTQPYQNVSVITGDGSKGLEKHAPFDRIIVCASAKKVPPKLIQQLAVGGILVMPLGNELKVYTKHAKKDIHEKTVGFVSFVPLVEKE; this is translated from the coding sequence ATGCTTCTTGAGAAATTACTTTTAGAAGGAGCAATCAGAACAAAACGCGTCAAAACCGCATTCGAGCGCGTCGACCGAAAAAAGTTTGTTCCTCCTGCATACAAGGATTTTGCCTATCTTGACACGCCTGTTCCCATCAGTTTTGACCAAACCATTTCTGCACCGCACATTGTTGCAGTTATGACTGAATACCTTAGGGTAAAACCCGGAAACACAATTCTTGAAGTTGGTGCGGGTAGCGGATATCAAAGTGCTATACTGCTCCATCTTCTCAAAGGAAAAGGAAACCTGTACGCGCTTGAACGAATAAAAGAGCTTGCAAAAATGGCACGCAAAAACCTTACGACCCAGCCTTATCAAAACGTGTCTGTTATCACGGGTGATGGAAGCAAAGGCTTAGAAAAACACGCACCATTTGACCGCATTATAGTGTGCGCTTCTGCAAAAAAAGTTCCCCCAAAGCTTATACAACAACTTGCTGTTGGAGGCATACTCGTGATGCCGCTTGGAAACGAGCTTAAAGTATACACAAAACACGCAAAAAAAGACATTCATGAAAAGACCGTTGGTTTTGTGAGCTTTGTGCCGCTTGTTGAAAAAGAATAA